One window from the genome of Tolypothrix sp. NIES-4075 encodes:
- a CDS encoding helix-turn-helix domain-containing protein, producing MPAPYSSDLRQRVIDAYKGKEGSFRQLADRFKVSLSFVQRLINRYQKTGLVAPKPHGGGAAAKLTVEDLPIVQQLVNEQPDALLSELCDRLVERSALKISVPTMHRAVHRLGLTTKKNPICQ from the coding sequence ATGCCTGCCCCTTACTCAAGTGATCTACGTCAACGTGTTATTGATGCTTATAAAGGTAAAGAAGGGTCGTTTCGACAACTTGCCGACCGCTTTAAGGTAAGCTTATCGTTCGTTCAACGGTTAATAAATCGCTATCAAAAAACAGGACTTGTAGCTCCAAAGCCTCATGGAGGTGGAGCAGCAGCTAAATTAACAGTTGAAGATTTACCAATCGTGCAACAGTTGGTGAATGAACAACCAGATGCCTTACTGTCCGAATTATGCGATCGCTTGGTAGAACGAAGTGCATTAAAAATCAGTGTTCCGACGATGCACCGTGCAGTTCATCGCTTAGGACTAACCACTAAAAAAAACCCTATATGCCAGTGA
- a CDS encoding transposase: protein MRFEYRDWVLGIDPHNLVFVDESGLKLGMTRLYGRASSGERLYDSTQRNQGKNISLIGALSLDGLIATMSIPGSVNTLCLCDLYQGGFSAAVVGGSNSSNG from the coding sequence ATGCGTTTTGAGTATCGGGATTGGGTGTTGGGCATTGACCCTCACAATTTGGTGTTTGTGGATGAGTCCGGCTTAAAATTGGGAATGACACGTCTGTATGGACGCGCTTCAAGTGGCGAAAGGTTGTATGACTCAACACAACGGAATCAAGGAAAAAATATATCGTTGATTGGGGCGTTAAGTTTGGACGGGCTGATTGCCACTATGAGTATCCCTGGCAGTGTTAACACGCTCTGTCTTTGCGACTTATATCAGGGAGGTTTTAGCGCCGCAGTTGTGGGTGGGAGCAATAGTAGTAATGGATAA
- a CDS encoding transposase has protein sequence MGAIVVMDNLSLHHAQVVRDLIEAVGAKVVFLPPYSPDLSPIELCWSKLKQCLRPAKAQTTETLNQVLTQIVTERISSDDAWGWFAHCGLSI, from the coding sequence GTGGGAGCAATAGTAGTAATGGATAATTTATCACTACATCATGCTCAAGTGGTTCGAGATCTGATTGAGGCGGTCGGCGCTAAAGTGGTCTTTTTACCACCTTATTCCCCAGATCTATCTCCAATTGAATTGTGTTGGTCAAAATTAAAACAGTGCCTGCGTCCTGCCAAAGCCCAAACAACGGAGACACTTAACCAAGTTTTAACACAAATTGTGACTGAGCGGATATCGTCTGACGATGCTTGGGGATGGTTCGCTCACTGTGGTCTATCCATATGA
- a CDS encoding ISAzo13-like element transposase-related protein, whose translation MKTAVKGEGIEVSVTVVDQLLEKYNYRKRKAQKRLITGEHRQRNEKFENIEQLKVSYQQAGNPVLSMDTKKITNRTVVSRRTDVYYRRNSGLRQDLEIFGCWSCIHATKPSSNSFRTPPSHYSNLS comes from the coding sequence ATGAAAACCGCTGTAAAAGGTGAGGGGATAGAGGTAAGTGTCACAGTAGTAGACCAACTGTTGGAGAAATACAATTACCGCAAACGCAAAGCCCAGAAACGTTTGATAACAGGTGAACATCGACAACGCAATGAAAAGTTTGAAAACATTGAACAATTGAAAGTTTCTTATCAACAAGCAGGCAATCCGGTTTTGAGCATGGATACTAAAAAAATAACTAATCGGACAGTTGTATCGAGAAGGACGGATGTATACTACAGAAGAAATTCAGGTCTTCGACAGGACTTGGAAATCTTTGGCTGTTGGAGTTGCATTCATGCAACAAAGCCCTCTTCCAACAGTTTTAGAACACCACCGTCTCATTATTCCAACTTAAGTTGA
- a CDS encoding DUF3050 domain-containing protein: protein MNTFQIKTTKGNNKPAISSGIDPYIWLVEKIEPTRTDLLNHPVYKQLGDIASLRIFMESHIFAIWDFMSLIKTLQHRVTCLDVPWLPPTDINSARMVNEIVLAEETDEVTPECYTSHFDLYLTAMSEIGADSSSIRQFIYSLQQGFSAEEALAPLSIPESTKTFVLSTLTTVSKSTHEIAAAFLLGREDIVPAMFRQILGSLESSHVFTCNSLQLYLDRHTFLDEDQHVPMGQKLLKNLCGNDPLKWEQALHSAHSALKVRYSLWDGIAQSIQENRENP from the coding sequence ATGAATACATTTCAAATAAAAACTACCAAAGGAAATAACAAGCCAGCTATATCGTCAGGAATAGATCCTTACATATGGCTTGTAGAAAAAATTGAACCCACCCGTACCGATCTTCTAAATCACCCAGTTTACAAACAATTGGGAGATATAGCATCTTTGCGGATATTTATGGAATCCCACATATTTGCTATTTGGGATTTTATGTCACTGATTAAAACTCTTCAACACCGAGTCACTTGCTTAGATGTGCCGTGGCTTCCACCGACAGATATTAATTCAGCAAGAATGGTTAACGAGATTGTTCTAGCTGAAGAGACTGATGAAGTTACCCCAGAGTGTTACACAAGTCATTTTGATCTTTATCTAACTGCTATGTCAGAGATTGGGGCTGATAGCAGTTCAATCCGACAGTTTATTTACTCTCTTCAACAAGGTTTTTCTGCTGAGGAAGCTCTAGCCCCTCTTTCCATACCCGAATCGACAAAAACCTTTGTACTTTCCACCTTAACCACTGTCAGCAAGTCAACCCATGAAATTGCGGCGGCTTTTTTACTAGGTCGAGAGGACATCGTACCTGCTATGTTTAGGCAAATCCTTGGCAGTTTAGAAAGTTCTCATGTATTCACCTGCAATTCCTTGCAACTTTACCTCGACCGACACACTTTTCTTGATGAGGATCAGCATGTCCCAATGGGGCAAAAACTCTTAAAAAATCTTTGTGGTAATGACCCTTTGAAGTGGGAACAAGCTTTACATTCTGCTCACAGCGCTCTCAAAGTACGCTATTCCCTATGGGATGGCATAGCGCAGTCGATTCAGGAAAACAGAGAGAATCCATAA